A genomic window from Arthrobacter sp. FW305-BF8 includes:
- the sfnG gene encoding dimethylsulfone monooxygenase SfnG: MNDISNVARLSEPLKFAYWVPNVSGGLVVSTIEQRTSWDFDYNKKLARIAEESGFEYALTQTRYAASYGADKQHEATSFSLALLAATERLKVIAAVHPGMWHPGVLAKYIITADHISNGRAAVNIVSGWLKNEFTNFGLEWLEHDERYVRTEEFIRVLRGLWTEKEYSQAGKYYNITDFTLNPAPVDVPGRAHPEIFFGGNSTAAQATAGRVADWYFSNGKDLEGFKENIAGVVAASGETKRGTEGQLAAPRFGLNGFVIARDSEKEARDTLREIVEKAHKPAVQGFRDAVQEAGASTKDGKGMWADSKFEDLIQYNDGFKTQLIGTPEQIAERIVEYKKIGVNLFLTCYLHFQEEVAAFGQDILPIVRELEADLARKHGAELDLSQTPVASAGSTTGLVTV; encoded by the coding sequence ATGAATGACATCAGCAACGTAGCCCGTCTTTCCGAACCGCTGAAGTTCGCTTACTGGGTGCCGAACGTCTCCGGCGGCCTGGTGGTCTCCACCATTGAGCAGCGCACCAGCTGGGACTTCGACTACAACAAGAAGCTGGCCCGCATCGCGGAGGAATCCGGTTTCGAATACGCCCTGACCCAGACCCGCTACGCCGCATCCTACGGGGCGGACAAGCAGCACGAGGCGACGTCCTTCAGCCTCGCCCTGCTCGCCGCCACCGAACGCCTCAAGGTGATCGCCGCCGTCCACCCGGGTATGTGGCACCCCGGCGTGCTGGCCAAGTACATCATCACCGCCGACCACATTTCGAACGGCCGAGCGGCCGTCAACATCGTTTCCGGCTGGCTGAAGAACGAGTTCACCAACTTTGGCCTCGAATGGCTGGAGCATGACGAACGCTACGTCCGCACCGAGGAATTCATCAGGGTGCTGCGCGGGCTGTGGACCGAGAAGGAGTACAGCCAGGCCGGCAAGTACTACAACATCACGGACTTCACCCTGAACCCTGCCCCCGTGGACGTTCCGGGCCGCGCCCACCCGGAGATCTTCTTCGGCGGAAACTCCACGGCGGCCCAGGCCACCGCAGGCCGCGTCGCCGACTGGTACTTCTCCAACGGCAAGGACCTTGAAGGCTTCAAGGAAAACATCGCCGGCGTCGTCGCTGCTTCGGGCGAGACCAAGCGCGGCACGGAAGGGCAACTGGCCGCCCCAAGGTTTGGCCTCAACGGCTTCGTCATTGCGCGTGACTCCGAGAAGGAAGCCCGCGACACCCTCCGCGAGATCGTGGAGAAGGCGCACAAGCCGGCCGTCCAGGGCTTCCGGGACGCTGTGCAGGAAGCCGGCGCGTCCACCAAGGACGGCAAGGGCATGTGGGCTGACTCCAAGTTCGAGGACCTGATCCAGTACAACGACGGCTTCAAAACGCAGCTGATCGGCACCCCCGAGCAGATCGCCGAGCGCATCGTCGAGTACAAGAAGATCGGCGTGAACCTATTCCTGACCTGCTACCTGCACTTCCAGGAGGAGGTCGCCGCCTTCGGCCAGGACATCCTGCCCATCGTCCGGGAACTTGAGGCCGACCTGGCCCGCAAGCATGGCGCCGAGCTGGACCTGTCCCAGACGCCGGTGGCTTCGGCGGGCTCAACCACCGGGCTGGTGACTGTCTAG